The following coding sequences are from one Gossypium hirsutum isolate 1008001.06 chromosome A12, Gossypium_hirsutum_v2.1, whole genome shotgun sequence window:
- the LOC107923325 gene encoding probable L-gulonolactone oxidase 6 isoform X1 has protein sequence MPAIPMLFSNKFNVLLLWKCLCLLVVLVGCNPPGEPVKCSTKDSNCTVTNSYGMFPDRAICRAGNVAYPTSEQELVSIVSAATKSKRKMKVVTHFSHSIPKLVCPDGQDGLLVSTKNLNRVLKTNTEAMTMTVESGVTLRQLITEAAKAGFALPYAPYWWGLTIGGLLGTGAHGSSLWGKGSSVHDYVVEMRIVSPAKAEDGYAKVWVLNERDKDLDAAKVSLGVLGVISQVTFKLQPLFKRSITYVRKDDTDLGDEAVTFGKLHEFADIFWYPSQRKAIYRIDDRVPINVSGNGVYNFTPFRSTLSLVLALVRSSEETQESSGDAEGKCLNAKLMTSTLQSSAYGLTNNGAIFTGYPVIGFHDRLQSSGTCLDSLEDSLITACPWDPRIKGEFFHQTTFSIGLSVVKSFIQDVQKLVSMDPKSLCGLELYNGILMRYVKASTAYLGKQEDAIDFDITYYRSKDPMAPRLYQDVLEEIEQMALFKYNALPHWGKNRNLLFDGVMKRYKNGGEFLKVKNKYDPWGLFSSEWTDQVLGLRNGVTILKEGCALEGLCVCSQDVHCAPSKGYLCKFGKIFSDARVCARVNTKT, from the exons ATGCCAGCTATACCAATGTTGTTTTCAAACAAGTTCAATGTGCTTCTCCTATGGAAATGCCTCTGTCTGTTAGTTGTTTTAGTGGGTTGCAATCCCCCAGGGGAGCCCGTCAAATGTTCCACCAAAGATTCCAACTGCACCGTCACAAACTCTTACGGCATGTTCCCCGACCGAGCCATTTGCAGAGCGGGGAACGTGGCTTACCCAACGTCAGAACAAGAGCTGGTTTCGATCGTATCGGCGGCAACTAAATCCAAAAGGAAAATGAAAGTGGTGACACATTTCTCTCACAGCATTCCCAAGTTGGTCTGTCCCGACGGCCAAGATGGGTTGCTTGTTAGCACCAAGAACCTTAACCGTGTATTGAAAACCAACACGGAGGCAATGACGATGACTGTGGAGAGCGGTGTGACGTTGAGGCAACTGATTACTGAAGCAGCTAAGGCTGGTTTCGCATTGCCTTACGCACCGTATTGGTGGGGATTGACCATTGGTGGCCTTTTAGGTACAGGCGCTCATGGGAGCTCCTTGTGGGGGAAAGGGAGTTCAGTTCATGATTATGTTGTGGAGATGAGAATTGTAAGCCCTGCAAAAGCTGAAGATGGATATGCTAAGGTGTGGGTGTTGAATGAGAGAGACAAAGATCTCGATGCAGCTAAGGTTTCGCTTGGAGTTCTTGGGGTAATCTCACAG GTGACATTCAAACTTCAACCTCTTTTCAAAAGATCCATTACTTATGTAAGAAAGGATGATACAGATTTGGGAGATGAAGCTGTGACTTTCGGCAAACTCCATGAATTTGCAGACATATTTTGGTACCCCAGTCAACGAAAGGCGATCTATAGAATCGATGATCGGGTCCCCATTAATGTATCCGGGAATGGTGTTTATAATTTCACTCCATTTCGCTCCACTCTTTCGCTTGTTTTGGCTCTTGTTCGATCTTCAG AGGAAACTCAAGAATCCTCAGGAGATGCTGAAGGGAAGTGCCTCAATGCAAAGCTAATGACGTCTACACTTCAGTCGTCTGCTTATGGCTTAACAAACAACG GTGCAATTTTTACAGGCTATCCAGTGATCGGATTCCACGACCGTCTCCAATCATCGGGAACTTGTCTAGACAGCCTCGAAGACTCATTGATCACCGCATGCCCTTGGGACCCAAGAATTAAAGGAGAGTTCTTTCACCAAACCACATTTTCCATCGGTTTATCAGTCGTGAAAAGCTTCATCCAAGACGTGCAGAAGCTAGTATCAATGGATCCCAAATCACTATGTGGGCTAGAACTTTACAATGGGATCCTCATGCGCTACGTTAAAGCTTCCACCGCCTACTTGGGCAAGCAAGAAGACGCCATAGATTTTGACATCACCTATTATAGGAGCAAAGACCCCATGGCTCCTAGGCTTTACCAAGACGTGTTGGAAGAGATCGAGCAAATGGCCTTGTTCAAATACAATGCTTTGCCGCACTGGGGGAAGAATCGGAACCTGCTGTTCGATGGGGTGATGAAGAGATATAAGAATGGTGGAGAGTTCTTGAAGGTTAAAAATAAGTATGATCCATGGGGATTGTTTTCGAGTGAGTGGACTGACCAGGTTCTTGGGCTGAGAAATGGGGTCACCATATTGAAAGAAGGGTGCGCTTTGGAAGGATTGTGTGTTTGTTCCCAAGATGTTCATTGTGCTCCAAGCAAAGGCTATTTGTGTAAGTTTGGGAAAATTTTTTCAGATGCAAGAGTATGTGCTCGTGTAAATACTAAGACTTAG
- the LOC107923325 gene encoding probable L-gulonolactone oxidase 6 isoform X2, with the protein MPAIPMLFSNKFNVLLLWKCLCLLVVLVGCNPPGEPVKCSTKDSNCTVTNSYGMFPDRAICRAGNVAYPTSEQELVSIVSAATKSKRKMKVVTHFSHSIPKLVCPDGQDGLLVSTKNLNRVLKTNTEAMTMTVESGVTLRQLITEAAKAGFALPYAPYWWGLTIGGLLGTGAHGSSLWGKGSSVHDYVVEMRIVSPAKAEDGYAKVWVLNERDKDLDAAKVSLGVLGVISQVTFKLQPLFKRSITYVRKDDTDLGDEAVTFGKLHEFADIFWYPSQRKAIYRIDDRVPINVSGNGVYNFTPFRSTLSLVLALVRSSEETQESSGDAEGKCLNAKLMTSTLQSSAYGLTNNGYPVIGFHDRLQSSGTCLDSLEDSLITACPWDPRIKGEFFHQTTFSIGLSVVKSFIQDVQKLVSMDPKSLCGLELYNGILMRYVKASTAYLGKQEDAIDFDITYYRSKDPMAPRLYQDVLEEIEQMALFKYNALPHWGKNRNLLFDGVMKRYKNGGEFLKVKNKYDPWGLFSSEWTDQVLGLRNGVTILKEGCALEGLCVCSQDVHCAPSKGYLCKFGKIFSDARVCARVNTKT; encoded by the exons ATGCCAGCTATACCAATGTTGTTTTCAAACAAGTTCAATGTGCTTCTCCTATGGAAATGCCTCTGTCTGTTAGTTGTTTTAGTGGGTTGCAATCCCCCAGGGGAGCCCGTCAAATGTTCCACCAAAGATTCCAACTGCACCGTCACAAACTCTTACGGCATGTTCCCCGACCGAGCCATTTGCAGAGCGGGGAACGTGGCTTACCCAACGTCAGAACAAGAGCTGGTTTCGATCGTATCGGCGGCAACTAAATCCAAAAGGAAAATGAAAGTGGTGACACATTTCTCTCACAGCATTCCCAAGTTGGTCTGTCCCGACGGCCAAGATGGGTTGCTTGTTAGCACCAAGAACCTTAACCGTGTATTGAAAACCAACACGGAGGCAATGACGATGACTGTGGAGAGCGGTGTGACGTTGAGGCAACTGATTACTGAAGCAGCTAAGGCTGGTTTCGCATTGCCTTACGCACCGTATTGGTGGGGATTGACCATTGGTGGCCTTTTAGGTACAGGCGCTCATGGGAGCTCCTTGTGGGGGAAAGGGAGTTCAGTTCATGATTATGTTGTGGAGATGAGAATTGTAAGCCCTGCAAAAGCTGAAGATGGATATGCTAAGGTGTGGGTGTTGAATGAGAGAGACAAAGATCTCGATGCAGCTAAGGTTTCGCTTGGAGTTCTTGGGGTAATCTCACAG GTGACATTCAAACTTCAACCTCTTTTCAAAAGATCCATTACTTATGTAAGAAAGGATGATACAGATTTGGGAGATGAAGCTGTGACTTTCGGCAAACTCCATGAATTTGCAGACATATTTTGGTACCCCAGTCAACGAAAGGCGATCTATAGAATCGATGATCGGGTCCCCATTAATGTATCCGGGAATGGTGTTTATAATTTCACTCCATTTCGCTCCACTCTTTCGCTTGTTTTGGCTCTTGTTCGATCTTCAG AGGAAACTCAAGAATCCTCAGGAGATGCTGAAGGGAAGTGCCTCAATGCAAAGCTAATGACGTCTACACTTCAGTCGTCTGCTTATGGCTTAACAAACAACG GCTATCCAGTGATCGGATTCCACGACCGTCTCCAATCATCGGGAACTTGTCTAGACAGCCTCGAAGACTCATTGATCACCGCATGCCCTTGGGACCCAAGAATTAAAGGAGAGTTCTTTCACCAAACCACATTTTCCATCGGTTTATCAGTCGTGAAAAGCTTCATCCAAGACGTGCAGAAGCTAGTATCAATGGATCCCAAATCACTATGTGGGCTAGAACTTTACAATGGGATCCTCATGCGCTACGTTAAAGCTTCCACCGCCTACTTGGGCAAGCAAGAAGACGCCATAGATTTTGACATCACCTATTATAGGAGCAAAGACCCCATGGCTCCTAGGCTTTACCAAGACGTGTTGGAAGAGATCGAGCAAATGGCCTTGTTCAAATACAATGCTTTGCCGCACTGGGGGAAGAATCGGAACCTGCTGTTCGATGGGGTGATGAAGAGATATAAGAATGGTGGAGAGTTCTTGAAGGTTAAAAATAAGTATGATCCATGGGGATTGTTTTCGAGTGAGTGGACTGACCAGGTTCTTGGGCTGAGAAATGGGGTCACCATATTGAAAGAAGGGTGCGCTTTGGAAGGATTGTGTGTTTGTTCCCAAGATGTTCATTGTGCTCCAAGCAAAGGCTATTTGTGTAAGTTTGGGAAAATTTTTTCAGATGCAAGAGTATGTGCTCGTGTAAATACTAAGACTTAG